Proteins from a genomic interval of Clostridium scatologenes:
- a CDS encoding Ig-like domain-containing protein — protein MIVDLNGKASSLTYTGSDLEKYFGTSTATNMEVTDSKSGGSLTINGGLFADGRSAPYGNIQFKKGTITIDPKGNAIGKWQVGSAILSIEGADVIIPKEVNSQGGKVFLDSTVSIKSGSFTWEGADIKYTSNGHMTLNMTGGTATVGKLNSMGNQINGGVLNGDVADPNIKIKGGRINGSVTGYTKIQLPYQEGEKISIENTFWAYKGELTSQDWNAADSEKADGKVTLWIRNGYDQKITIGSTVYEYKWNEATSSFSSTAGATVKLTYDLSYSASLPQGYDKPPKFSITAEKTELAKSTDTITYQWYENNQKISSATEPSYTMPIGKVAGEYTYYCDVTCGDYSMYSGIAKVKVVDAVAGVVINGNNSYYDNLESAFAAVPQGGKSTITLLKDINLGTGHVPNDYIKGDITLNLNGKTLSSSGTDGVIAPKGAQSYPITITGSGTIKYTGGNSGVGAIKYFLASSKGKLTVEDNVQIVTDYGYAVRLGYGADLQIKDNAKLITSSSSSPVIYGEDSGSNIIIDGGTLQNTNTKKIINYNKLNNANINVVINKAGVIMKEGSIEAANIFFNVANDGVLTTGSTWYPINTDAINSNKMEVSAGDNTTTNDNLLYGKKGETVSFTAKAKAGYLISDIATVTEGSTTLNVTKTQGDYTSAQNTCTFSFIMPSNNGVAVSVPLKLENCLKLVGGSISKAYNGTTFELSTTKGTHFTWSGTGTATIEGYYTDNTGSNQTTEENSGTATNGGAPKNAGTYYAKVSVSADDVYAAATVYVPFTITQSGTTFDGGIKTYKDNTVTNTFNYGDTITVKVTPKATGTAPMAKGLQAILSFSAPTANQMALFVGEKQITDPVNATGGVYTMTYDTKAKDLVVGSNTITAKYVGNSNMADYSENITVTLNKKAITSAVVNTSDFSASKEYNGANSFTSVALTTLEGVESGDTVKATADGTVTDVNVGTDKAFTAISVTLDGDHKDYYSLDKAAVNGNVSITQATAAGVNQELQAVKGLEKEYTFDLTKLLPALSEGKSFGDIAYTVGTVTNTDNVLAQNPTSTDIVNGKITLKVANIADKDKISAIQIKVTSKNYKDFTADLNVKTTDKLPLTVETAFTGGTYNGKPYAYTGTPTFKNGTEAVSGITYTAKYVGRDGTIYDESETAPTNAGSYNLIISIPTDNEIYTGKIEIPFTISKKDITVKANDKSIYVGGSIPENSALTYTVTGLIGNDTLKTVPTLTLDAKAVSTSAGSYTITVAGAAVGDNYNLTIENGTFNVTAAPYIPPYNPPAPTSQPTTETREIPVVVDNGGAQTNAVQVPVTRVTDTDGRKTDIVKFDQEKAKETVTKALETKTHTATISVTDIPGNNADKVDVNVPQSSMTELGSNNIALDVKTEKAALELPKETVFGLKDKDAKIEISEVKDSSKDADTKGLILKLASGSEILSNSLNIEANFTGRTKITLPIETSKLPASKEELGKFISSLAVVVQHSDGENTVDKGTIVYDSKGNPIGLSIWVNKFSTFTLVELPDNYFDGRTTIMPDKVAPDKEWHITFTKPADKSTLTPENVYVLDSAGNKVDVKISYGSDNVLRVAPVNNYKSGETYYLYISNKVTSKNKTPLPKALKFQFTIK, from the coding sequence GTGATTGTAGATCTAAACGGCAAGGCAAGCTCACTCACCTACACAGGTTCAGATTTGGAAAAATACTTTGGAACGTCCACGGCGACGAATATGGAGGTTACAGATTCAAAAAGCGGAGGATCTCTTACCATTAATGGTGGCTTGTTTGCTGACGGGAGATCGGCGCCTTACGGAAATATTCAATTCAAAAAAGGCACGATTACCATAGATCCGAAGGGAAATGCCATCGGAAAATGGCAAGTCGGTTCTGCTATTCTTTCCATCGAGGGAGCAGATGTCATTATTCCTAAAGAAGTGAATTCACAAGGTGGAAAGGTTTTTTTAGATAGTACTGTTTCCATTAAATCTGGATCCTTTACGTGGGAGGGAGCGGATATTAAATATACCTCCAACGGACATATGACGCTGAATATGACGGGCGGGACAGCAACTGTGGGGAAACTGAACTCTATGGGTAACCAAATTAATGGTGGTGTGCTAAACGGTGATGTTGCAGACCCCAACATCAAAATCAAGGGCGGAAGAATTAACGGATCCGTCACTGGCTATACAAAAATTCAGCTTCCTTATCAGGAGGGAGAGAAGATTAGTATTGAGAATACCTTTTGGGCTTACAAAGGTGAATTGACTAGCCAGGATTGGAATGCTGCAGACTCAGAAAAGGCAGATGGAAAGGTTACCCTTTGGATTCGAAACGGTTATGACCAAAAGATTACAATAGGCAGTACTGTTTATGAATATAAATGGAATGAGGCAACATCATCTTTTAGTTCTACAGCAGGCGCGACTGTGAAGTTGACATATGATCTTTCTTACAGTGCTTCGCTTCCTCAAGGCTATGACAAGCCGCCCAAATTTAGTATTACGGCAGAAAAGACGGAATTAGCGAAATCTACGGATACAATTACTTATCAGTGGTACGAGAACAATCAAAAAATTTCATCGGCGACAGAACCTTCCTATACCATGCCTATAGGTAAGGTAGCAGGAGAATATACCTATTATTGTGATGTTACTTGCGGAGATTATTCTATGTACAGTGGTATTGCCAAAGTGAAAGTAGTGGATGCAGTTGCAGGTGTAGTGATTAACGGAAACAATAGCTACTATGATAATTTGGAATCTGCATTTGCGGCAGTACCGCAAGGTGGAAAATCAACCATCACCCTGCTTAAAGATATTAACCTAGGAACTGGTCATGTACCCAATGATTATATAAAAGGGGATATCACATTAAATTTAAATGGCAAGACGCTGTCAAGCTCAGGAACTGATGGTGTCATAGCGCCAAAAGGTGCTCAAAGTTATCCCATTACCATAACAGGGTCTGGAACCATTAAATATACTGGAGGCAATAGCGGTGTGGGCGCAATTAAGTATTTTTTAGCTTCATCAAAGGGTAAGCTTACCGTTGAGGATAATGTTCAAATTGTCACTGATTACGGATATGCTGTTCGTCTTGGGTATGGAGCTGACTTACAGATAAAAGACAATGCAAAACTGATAACATCTAGTTCGTCGTCTCCTGTTATCTATGGTGAAGATTCTGGCAGTAATATTATCATAGATGGTGGAACCTTACAGAATACTAATACCAAAAAAATTATTAATTATAATAAGCTTAATAATGCTAATATAAATGTTGTTATCAATAAAGCTGGTGTGATTATGAAAGAGGGTTCTATTGAGGCAGCTAATATTTTTTTTAATGTGGCAAATGACGGTGTTTTAACCACAGGAAGTACATGGTATCCAATTAATACAGATGCTATCAACAGTAATAAAATGGAGGTTTCTGCAGGGGATAATACTACCACAAATGACAACTTGCTTTATGGAAAAAAGGGTGAAACAGTAAGCTTTACTGCAAAAGCAAAGGCAGGGTATTTAATTTCTGACATTGCAACAGTAACAGAAGGCAGTACAACTCTTAACGTGACAAAGACACAGGGTGATTATACTTCGGCACAGAATACCTGCACCTTTAGCTTTATAATGCCAAGTAATAACGGTGTCGCTGTATCCGTTCCTTTAAAATTGGAAAACTGCTTGAAATTGGTAGGTGGAAGTATTTCAAAAGCCTACAATGGCACCACATTTGAATTGTCTACAACAAAAGGAACGCACTTTACATGGAGTGGCACAGGAACTGCAACCATTGAGGGCTACTATACAGATAATACTGGTAGTAATCAGACCACGGAAGAAAACAGCGGTACGGCAACTAATGGTGGTGCACCGAAGAATGCAGGAACTTATTATGCAAAGGTAAGTGTTTCAGCAGATGATGTTTATGCGGCAGCGACAGTCTATGTTCCGTTTACTATCACCCAGTCCGGTACAACCTTTGATGGCGGCATTAAAACCTATAAGGATAATACTGTAACAAATACCTTTAACTATGGTGATACAATAACAGTAAAAGTAACGCCAAAGGCAACAGGCACTGCACCTATGGCAAAGGGTTTGCAGGCGATACTCAGCTTTTCTGCACCAACAGCGAACCAGATGGCACTGTTTGTTGGAGAAAAGCAGATTACAGATCCAGTTAATGCAACAGGCGGCGTTTACACAATGACCTACGATACCAAGGCTAAAGACCTTGTAGTTGGCAGTAACACCATTACCGCAAAATATGTGGGCAACAGCAACATGGCGGATTACAGCGAAAACATAACTGTTACGCTGAATAAGAAGGCTATCACCTCTGCAGTAGTTAATACTTCCGATTTTTCCGCAAGCAAAGAGTATAATGGAGCAAACAGTTTTACAAGTGTTGCACTTACAACTTTGGAAGGTGTGGAAAGCGGTGATACTGTAAAAGCAACTGCAGATGGAACAGTAACAGATGTAAATGTTGGTACAGACAAAGCCTTTACCGCAATCAGCGTTACTTTGGATGGTGACCATAAGGATTATTACAGCCTTGATAAAGCGGCTGTCAATGGAAATGTATCTATCACACAGGCAACTGCTGCAGGAGTAAATCAAGAGCTGCAGGCAGTAAAAGGATTGGAAAAGGAATATACCTTTGATTTAACTAAGCTGCTTCCTGCTCTTTCCGAGGGCAAAAGCTTTGGAGATATTGCCTATACGGTAGGAACTGTAACTAATACTGACAATGTTTTAGCACAGAATCCTACAAGTACTGATATAGTTAATGGAAAAATCACTCTAAAGGTGGCCAATATAGCTGATAAAGACAAAATATCAGCTATACAAATTAAAGTAACATCTAAGAACTACAAAGACTTTACTGCTGATTTAAACGTAAAAACCACAGATAAGTTGCCACTTACCGTTGAAACTGCGTTTACAGGTGGAACGTATAATGGTAAGCCTTATGCTTATACAGGTACACCAACTTTCAAAAATGGTACAGAAGCTGTGTCAGGCATTACCTACACAGCAAAATATGTGGGCAGAGATGGTACAATCTATGACGAAAGTGAAACTGCACCAACCAATGCAGGCTCATATAATCTGATTATATCAATACCAACGGACAATGAAATTTATACTGGTAAGATAGAAATTCCTTTTACAATAAGCAAAAAGGATATTACAGTAAAGGCAAATGATAAGTCTATTTATGTAGGAGGGAGTATTCCAGAAAACAGTGCTCTTACCTATACTGTAACTGGTCTAATAGGAAATGATACATTAAAAACAGTGCCAACTTTGACACTGGATGCAAAGGCAGTATCAACCAGTGCAGGCAGCTATACTATTACTGTTGCAGGTGCAGCGGTAGGAGACAACTACAATCTAACTATTGAAAATGGAACCTTTAATGTAACTGCAGCACCATATATACCACCATATAATCCTCCAGCACCTACATCACAGCCAACAACTGAAACAAGAGAAATTCCCGTAGTTGTGGACAATGGTGGAGCACAGACAAATGCAGTACAAGTTCCAGTTACAAGAGTAACAGATACGGATGGAAGAAAGACAGACATTGTAAAATTTGACCAAGAGAAAGCAAAAGAAACAGTAACAAAGGCATTGGAGACAAAGACACATACAGCAACTATTAGTGTAACAGATATACCAGGAAATAATGCAGATAAGGTAGATGTTAATGTTCCACAAAGTTCTATGACAGAGCTTGGAAGTAACAATATAGCATTAGATGTAAAAACAGAAAAAGCAGCATTAGAACTGCCAAAGGAAACTGTTTTTGGATTGAAAGATAAAGATGCTAAAATTGAAATTAGTGAGGTAAAGGACAGCAGTAAAGATGCAGATACTAAAGGGCTTATTCTTAAGTTAGCTTCAGGTTCAGAGATACTTAGTAACTCTCTTAATATAGAAGCTAATTTTACAGGTAGAACAAAAATAACTCTGCCAATAGAAACTTCAAAATTGCCAGCTTCAAAGGAAGAGTTAGGTAAGTTTATTTCCTCTTTAGCTGTGGTAGTTCAGCATAGTGATGGAGAAAATACAGTGGATAAAGGTACCATAGTTTATGATTCAAAGGGTAATCCAATAGGTTTATCAATTTGGGTTAACAAATTCAGTACTTTCACACTTGTAGAACTTCCAGATAACTATTTTGATGGAAGAACTACTATTATGCCAGATAAAGTAGCACCAGATAAAGAATGGCATATTACATTTACAAAACCAGCAGACAAAAGTACATTAACACCTGAAAATGTATATGTACTTGATTCAGCAGGAAATAAGGTTGATGTAAAGATAAGTTATGGTTCTGATAATGTATTAAGGGTTGCCCCTGTAAATAATTATAAATCTGGAGAAACTTATTACCTATATATCAGCAATAAGGTTACTTCAAAAAATAAAACTCCATTACCAAAAGCGTTAAAATTTCAATTTACTATTAAATAA
- a CDS encoding AAA family ATPase, with translation MDKKKLPIGIDDFSKLIEDGYYYIDKSLLIEELLKDGAEVILLTRPRRFGKTLNMSMVKEFFSIEKDSKELFKDLKIMNTQYSSYINKYPVIFFSFRDCKGQKEELLSLLKTEIFKEYKKYQFLREKLDSFDKKYFDMVTDELTNFDSNDFIKFNKSIEFLCRIVSEYYKVNPVLLIDEYDTPMMSAYEYDYYEDVRSFFTVLYGSALKGNVYLQKALLTGIQRVAKENIFSGLNNLAVATVITPLYKEYFGLNEDEVTLLLKYYGIELTEDIKAMYNGYNFAGLEIYNPWSILNYARQRHLISYWVNTSTNALIRKTILNADKFFYESFDKLILNKSVSINARLDTSFFEMKNVDTLWGLLINAGYITITGEPDYENDRYTIKIPNKEVKKEFQAIVSGYININESSLKNMFYYLLNKDIDEFSKIYKGIVEQVTSYYDAKENAYHMLMLGMCIYLDSYYDIKSNIEAGDGRCDIMLTALNDKYINILIEFKQGDDVKNLAKTALNQIHSKKYYRNLQGGTLLLGIAHNKKQVYIEHELLSSNSYK, from the coding sequence ATGGACAAGAAAAAATTACCTATAGGAATAGATGATTTTAGCAAGTTAATTGAAGATGGATATTATTATATAGATAAATCTTTGCTTATAGAAGAACTGCTTAAGGATGGCGCGGAAGTAATTCTTTTGACTCGTCCAAGACGCTTTGGCAAGACTCTTAATATGAGCATGGTAAAAGAATTTTTCAGTATAGAAAAGGATTCAAAAGAATTATTTAAGGATTTAAAAATCATGAATACTCAGTATTCATCTTATATAAATAAATATCCAGTTATATTCTTCTCCTTTAGAGATTGTAAAGGGCAAAAGGAAGAACTCCTAAGCTTACTTAAAACAGAAATATTTAAGGAATATAAAAAGTACCAATTTTTGCGTGAAAAGCTAGACTCCTTTGATAAAAAATATTTTGATATGGTAACAGATGAATTGACTAATTTTGATAGTAATGATTTCATTAAATTTAATAAATCTATTGAATTTTTATGCAGGATTGTTTCAGAGTATTATAAAGTAAATCCTGTTCTTTTAATAGATGAATATGATACTCCTATGATGAGTGCCTATGAGTATGATTATTATGAAGATGTACGATCTTTTTTTACTGTGCTTTATGGTTCTGCTCTTAAAGGAAATGTATATTTGCAAAAAGCACTGCTTACCGGGATTCAAAGAGTAGCAAAGGAAAATATATTTTCAGGATTAAATAATTTGGCAGTAGCTACTGTTATAACACCTCTTTATAAGGAATATTTCGGACTTAATGAAGATGAAGTAACCCTTTTATTAAAGTATTATGGTATTGAATTAACTGAAGATATAAAAGCTATGTATAATGGTTATAATTTTGCAGGTTTAGAAATTTATAATCCTTGGTCAATCCTTAATTATGCAAGGCAAAGACATCTCATATCTTACTGGGTTAATACTTCTACTAATGCATTAATAAGAAAGACCATATTAAATGCGGATAAATTCTTTTATGAAAGTTTTGATAAACTAATACTTAATAAAAGTGTAAGCATAAATGCAAGATTAGATACTTCTTTTTTTGAGATGAAAAACGTGGACACACTCTGGGGACTTCTTATAAATGCTGGATATATAACTATTACTGGAGAACCAGACTATGAAAATGATAGATATACAATTAAAATACCAAACAAAGAAGTTAAAAAAGAATTTCAAGCTATTGTATCAGGCTATATTAATATAAATGAAAGCTCCTTAAAAAATATGTTTTACTATTTACTAAATAAAGATATAGATGAATTCAGCAAAATATATAAAGGAATAGTAGAGCAGGTAACTAGTTATTACGATGCAAAAGAAAATGCATACCATATGCTTATGCTGGGGATGTGTATTTATTTAGATAGTTATTATGATATTAAATCCAACATTGAAGCAGGCGATGGCAGATGTGACATAATGTTAACAGCTCTTAATGATAAATATATAAATATTTTAATTGAATTTAAACAAGGTGATGATGTAAAAAACCTTGCAAAGACAGCACTGAATCAAATACATAGTAAAAAATATTATAGAAATCTGCAAGGTGGTACTTTACTTTTGGGTATAGCTCATAATAAAAAGCAAGTTTATATTGAACATGAACTGTTATCTAGCAATAGTTATAAATAG
- a CDS encoding methyl-accepting chemotaxis protein encodes MLKSIRLKIVIAVTLIICIFSVGLGIASTMFSEKVIEQQYCKDYIKLNDETVKILIKTIEGFGSGISTVGENTNMKEIIAHPDFKLYTVDALKAFQVSNPDINLAYIGTEEGKVITYPEIDFKLDPRTRSWYKDAEKSDSVIWTNPYVDAASGNTIITGAKAVHKDGQLIGVIGADLKLDYLSKIISEVKFSQTGVSYIVNKSTGKIITHKDKKLLSTPVDNDILKEITKNQNGSKIIYDKNNIKKILIYNYIKSLDSTLITEINYTEISATTNNIKKIIIIFSLIITIILILIAYMGSGKVVKYINLVKDEMKYLEGGDFSRKIKNIKRKDEIGQLCNSFNSMVENVRKLIISTQGVGNEVMNASENLFSSAEETNASALEVSHAIREISVGAEKQTQEIQKTVNISNELSQSLEQLLKSSDLLNKEMENTLIVNKQGINMLKELSEQSEKTKKSNIEVGQAIVKLDNSTETIYEILESIKSIAAQTNLLALNASIEAARAGEAGNGFNVVAMEIRKLAEESDAATRSIDKILESTRTESKNTVSIMKNVKSIHIEQEKAVENVSSAFEQILSSVEKAAGRIEETINKIDELRIREKAIKNTVSSISEISEEASISSEEVTASMQYQLSAVENISKSAESLTELALNLRKRLSEFKLE; translated from the coding sequence GTGTTAAAAAGCATACGATTAAAAATTGTAATTGCAGTTACCTTAATAATATGTATTTTTTCAGTTGGCTTAGGGATTGCCAGTACAATGTTTTCAGAGAAGGTAATAGAACAACAATACTGTAAAGATTATATAAAACTTAATGATGAAACAGTAAAAATATTAATAAAAACTATTGAAGGCTTTGGAAGTGGAATCTCCACAGTAGGTGAGAATACAAATATGAAGGAAATCATTGCCCATCCTGATTTTAAACTTTATACAGTAGATGCTCTTAAAGCATTTCAGGTTTCTAATCCAGATATTAATCTTGCATATATTGGAACAGAAGAAGGTAAAGTTATTACATATCCTGAAATTGATTTTAAATTAGATCCAAGAACAAGGAGCTGGTATAAAGACGCTGAAAAAAGTGATTCTGTTATTTGGACAAACCCTTATGTAGATGCTGCATCTGGAAACACTATTATTACAGGAGCAAAGGCAGTTCATAAGGATGGTCAGCTTATAGGAGTGATTGGAGCAGATCTTAAACTTGATTATCTAAGTAAAATAATATCAGAAGTAAAGTTTTCGCAAACTGGAGTAAGTTATATTGTAAACAAATCTACTGGAAAAATAATTACACATAAGGATAAAAAATTACTATCAACACCAGTTGATAATGACATATTAAAAGAGATAACTAAAAATCAAAATGGCAGCAAAATAATTTATGATAAAAACAATATAAAAAAAATACTAATCTATAATTATATAAAAAGCTTAGATTCAACACTTATTACAGAAATAAATTATACAGAAATCAGTGCAACAACAAATAATATTAAAAAAATCATAATAATATTTAGTCTAATTATTACAATTATACTAATACTCATTGCTTATATGGGTTCAGGAAAAGTTGTTAAGTATATTAATCTTGTGAAGGATGAAATGAAATATCTTGAAGGAGGAGATTTTTCTAGAAAAATAAAAAATATTAAAAGAAAAGATGAAATTGGTCAGCTGTGTAACAGTTTCAATTCTATGGTAGAAAATGTAAGAAAACTTATAATATCCACCCAAGGTGTTGGAAACGAAGTAATGAATGCATCTGAAAATTTATTTTCTTCCGCTGAGGAAACAAATGCATCTGCACTTGAAGTTTCCCATGCAATTAGAGAAATTTCTGTAGGGGCAGAAAAACAAACTCAGGAAATTCAAAAAACTGTTAATATATCTAATGAACTATCTCAATCACTTGAGCAGTTATTAAAAAGCAGTGATTTACTTAATAAAGAAATGGAAAATACCTTAATAGTAAACAAGCAGGGAATTAATATGCTTAAAGAACTTAGTGAACAAAGTGAAAAAACAAAAAAATCAAATATTGAAGTTGGACAAGCTATAGTCAAACTTGATAACAGCACAGAAACTATATATGAAATACTTGAAAGCATAAAATCTATTGCAGCTCAAACAAATTTGCTGGCATTAAATGCTTCAATAGAAGCTGCAAGAGCAGGGGAAGCCGGAAATGGGTTTAATGTAGTTGCAATGGAGATAAGAAAATTAGCTGAGGAATCAGATGCTGCAACTAGAAGTATTGATAAAATACTTGAAAGCACTAGGACTGAAAGTAAAAACACTGTTTCTATAATGAAAAATGTTAAGAGTATTCATATTGAACAAGAAAAAGCAGTAGAAAATGTAAGCAGTGCCTTTGAACAGATATTAAGCTCAGTAGAAAAAGCTGCAGGCAGAATAGAAGAAACTATTAATAAAATTGATGAATTAAGAATTCGAGAAAAAGCGATAAAAAATACAGTGAGTAGTATTTCTGAAATTTCAGAGGAAGCATCTATTTCTTCAGAGGAAGTTACTGCTTCAATGCAATATCAGCTTTCAGCTGTAGAAAATATTTCAAAGAGTGCAGAATCACTTACAGAACTTGCGTTAAATCTGCGAAAAAGACTTTCAGAATTTAAGTTAGAGTAA
- a CDS encoding LemA family protein produces MIILIIALVILIPIIWGVSAYNKLIKDRLKVDNQWSQIDVQLKMRSDLIPNLVETVSGYAQHEKETLGEVTNARVRYLSAENPGDIMKASEEMSKTLSRLMAVAEAYPDLKANTNFLELQRELSAIEKRIADYRQFYNDTVLRYNQEISTVPSNIIAKLFNFHEKEFLEVTAEDKVRPNVKFTH; encoded by the coding sequence ATGATAATTTTAATTATTGCATTAGTAATTTTGATACCTATTATTTGGGGTGTTTCAGCGTATAACAAGCTTATAAAAGACAGGCTAAAGGTAGACAACCAATGGAGCCAAATTGATGTTCAGTTAAAAATGCGTTCTGATTTAATTCCCAATTTAGTTGAAACAGTATCTGGTTATGCACAGCATGAAAAAGAAACTTTAGGGGAGGTTACAAATGCTAGAGTACGTTACCTTTCAGCAGAAAATCCTGGAGATATTATGAAGGCTTCTGAGGAAATGTCAAAAACTTTATCTCGATTGATGGCTGTTGCAGAAGCTTATCCAGATTTGAAAGCAAATACAAATTTTCTTGAGCTTCAAAGAGAATTATCCGCTATTGAAAAAAGAATTGCAGATTATCGTCAGTTTTATAATGATACAGTTCTTCGATATAATCAAGAAATTTCCACTGTGCCATCTAATATTATTGCAAAACTTTTTAACTTCCATGAAAAAGAATTTTTAGAAGTTACAGCTGAGGATAAGGTTAGACCGAATGTAAAGTTTACACATTAA
- a CDS encoding DUF2207 domain-containing protein, which yields MRKLSKVLFTFMLSLALLISFSITAEAAEKSYSYDKLDVDITLQEDGSALFTEHWIGTFKGGTFSRFKRNIPLKGTHSISDFSVSVDDEEYKQIDNFDANRPKGEFAISKDNNGLSAEVYFSAKDESKNFKFSYKVNNAVSLHKDTAEFYWKVLGEEVDIPIKNVIAKVHIPKGASKEEIKVWAHGPLNGNVTKDSGEMVSLAVDKVSPNTYVEIRTTAPLSLFPKGKNFTGKDALKEILAEEQQNADKANEEREANKKDNQRFLFWNIIFPIPVLIGGFIFIKKLKKKNFKRLQPALKPDYIRDLPSKLTPAEVTDLFYFYKKTDVYSQKFTSTILDLSLKGFLEFKPHKEERKTLIKIEKNKDIPILCDHEKIIFKFISKNVAGHNNCIGNSEIKTYIDNNTEEAKAIFDEFNEKSMASLEQEDFIDTTEKKLPKQIKILRAILILGIIITFYETNVLLAGAFVILFILSITGCSLEKLTQKGENELAMWGAFKNFLKDFTLFDEKELPELVVWERYLVYAVALGEGDTILKALPMKYPELQRDDYYDTYNSDYYILYMMCNMANETNNEDSDIFDSIRKLESSSNESSGSGDGGGFSSGGGSGDGGGGSSCD from the coding sequence ATGAGAAAGTTAAGCAAGGTTCTATTTACTTTTATGCTGTCATTAGCTCTGCTGATCTCATTTTCCATTACTGCTGAAGCAGCAGAAAAGAGTTATAGTTATGACAAGTTAGATGTTGACATAACTCTTCAAGAGGATGGAAGTGCTCTATTTACTGAACATTGGATTGGTACTTTTAAAGGTGGAACCTTTTCTAGATTCAAGAGAAATATTCCTTTGAAAGGCACACATTCTATTTCTGATTTTTCTGTTTCGGTGGATGATGAAGAGTACAAGCAGATAGACAATTTTGATGCAAATAGACCAAAGGGGGAATTTGCTATTTCAAAGGACAATAATGGGCTAAGTGCGGAGGTTTATTTTAGTGCGAAGGATGAAAGTAAAAACTTTAAATTTTCATATAAAGTAAATAATGCTGTTAGTTTACACAAGGATACAGCGGAATTTTATTGGAAGGTATTAGGAGAAGAAGTTGATATACCTATAAAAAATGTAATCGCAAAAGTCCATATTCCAAAGGGCGCTTCAAAGGAAGAAATTAAGGTATGGGCTCATGGACCTCTAAATGGAAATGTAACAAAAGACAGCGGCGAAATGGTTAGTTTAGCTGTGGATAAAGTTTCGCCTAATACTTATGTAGAGATAAGAACAACAGCTCCTTTGAGTTTGTTTCCAAAGGGAAAAAATTTTACAGGTAAAGATGCCCTTAAGGAGATATTAGCGGAAGAACAACAAAATGCAGATAAGGCAAATGAGGAAAGAGAAGCAAATAAAAAGGATAATCAGCGGTTTTTATTCTGGAATATCATATTTCCGATACCCGTTCTTATAGGTGGATTTATATTCATTAAAAAATTAAAAAAGAAAAACTTTAAAAGGCTTCAACCTGCGCTTAAACCCGATTATATAAGGGATTTGCCATCAAAGCTTACACCAGCTGAAGTTACGGATTTATTTTATTTTTATAAAAAAACGGATGTTTACTCCCAAAAATTCACGTCAACTATTTTAGATTTAAGTTTAAAGGGTTTTTTAGAATTTAAGCCTCATAAGGAAGAAAGAAAGACATTAATTAAAATAGAGAAAAATAAGGATATCCCTATATTATGTGACCACGAAAAGATTATTTTTAAATTTATTTCTAAAAATGTAGCAGGTCATAATAATTGTATTGGTAACTCTGAAATTAAAACTTATATTGATAACAATACAGAAGAGGCAAAGGCTATTTTTGATGAGTTTAATGAAAAATCTATGGCAAGCTTAGAACAAGAAGACTTTATTGACACTACAGAAAAAAAGCTTCCTAAGCAGATTAAAATATTAAGAGCTATTTTAATATTGGGGATAATTATAACCTTTTATGAAACTAATGTGTTACTTGCAGGGGCATTTGTAATTCTCTTTATACTTTCAATAACTGGTTGTTCATTGGAAAAGCTTACTCAAAAAGGTGAGAATGAATTAGCAATGTGGGGTGCCTTTAAAAATTTTCTTAAGGATTTCACTTTGTTTGATGAAAAAGAATTGCCAGAACTAGTAGTTTGGGAGAGATACCTTGTATATGCGGTAGCACTAGGGGAAGGTGATACTATATTAAAAGCTCTGCCTATGAAATATCCAGAGCTTCAGAGGGATGATTATTATGATACTTACAATAGTGATTATTATATACTTTATATGATGTGCAATATGGCTAATGAAACTAATAATGAAGACAGTGATATTTTTGATTCTATAAGAAAACTTGAAAGTTCAAGCAATGAAAGTTCTGGCAGTGGTGACGGCGGCGGCTTCTCCAGTGGTGGAGGCAGCGGCGATGGAGGTGGTGGTTCTAGCTGTGATTAA